The following nucleotide sequence is from Populus nigra chromosome 15, ddPopNigr1.1, whole genome shotgun sequence.
GCTTACGGCAGCAGCTTAATCTACCAGTTAACAAACCCAAAAGGTTGACTAATACATGATCTCTGACTTTCTTAAATGAGAATActctcaaatttagaaaaagtaAAAGACTTTTTTGCTAATTCTTAGCCGTGTTATAGAACCCATCAGGTTACCTTGCTTGACTCGCCATCCTCGACCGACCTCAAGAGTCAATAAGATAGAAACTCATCGTGAATTATTTATGATAACCTTTGGAAATTCGCTAgataaaaatgttaattatattattttaaagtatttttttgggtttagacTTTAAGtgttgttaatgttaattattgCTTGCAGGaactaataataacaattaaggCCATAAGTCAAAGGTTGTTCATTCCACACTCCAACATATTTACCTAATATTTAAGTCGAATTCTTACTAAtcaagttgagttttttttttttttgttggggtCCCTGTACTATTTATCTTGACCAACATATACAATAAACACTTGCAGTCCTTTTATTCAAtctacatttttaaaaaatataattacaaaaaatgatatttgAGAAATTAAGTTGTTTGGTTTATTATTAGGAGGCTCGTTGGATATTGAGCTACATAATTGAAGATAGCCATTCTgtattatataattatcaaataaaatatatagttattaGAACTCGAACCTGCTTCATTGAAGAAAGTCATCGACCGACGTTAGACTATATCTTCGTACACGAAATGTGTTATTACTTTGGTAAGTTATTGAAGAGTTGAGCCACTAATTAAAGTAGTTGCTAGCTGTTCCTCTTTTATTTCCATCTTAATTGATCATTACCAGAAACACTActagaatttttagatttatcattgaacaatcacaaacaaaaataatccgtcaaaaaaaaaaactcgttaGTAATTTATGATTTGTTAATAAGTCGATAActgtgttgaaaatattttcaaacacgttcttttcaatatgCATGAAATCAAAGTTATGGCGTAGGATATTGATCATTcaataaaaactctaaaaaaaaatttgtttgatcTAATTGTAGGttaaaccaaaaccaagaaTTTTCTACTTACTGAATTGAAtaccaaacacaattttatcAGATAACGACATCACATCATAAAATTCTTCACCTGATAGTAGCAACGGTACAACATCCCTTTTAACtctgtcaataaaaaaatcatttttttttcactcgaTAGTAGCAGCGGTGGATTCATATTAGAGATGTGTGGTGTTTGTTGTAGAGAAAAATGGAGGAGGTGTTGTTTGTcatgttataaattaaatattataagtaaatttaaattcattaggTAATTATGTCTGTAAAAATAGCATGTCAtcgtaatttttttgttttttttcaccttttttattcattgtaatTCTCTCAATATatactaaaagtatttttattggtatttatCGATGGTTACTGCAAGGGCATATTCAGTCAAAAACAATTACCACAatttaccaataaaatatttatatcaatatatccaTTTATATTTGTGAATTTTCTTCTAGTGAAACAGTACTACTGAAAGTCAATATCAATTGCGTGGAGTGAAAGGAGTTGTTGAAAGCTCTTAGCAAATAAGAAAACcgtgcaatatatatatatatatatatataaatttgaccGATATGCTAGTTCTTAATTGCAACACACTCTTTCTTTACGTTTATTTTTAGCTCTTAATGGTTTGGGACTTTCGTTGACAGCCTATAGGTTTATGCCACTTAGACAAAGCACGTACGGAGCTAATATGTAGCAATTGGAGAAGAAGAATCCCCAGAAAGTAGAAGAATTGAAGGTGCAGCTATTACAGACTCGATCGGTTCTTAAAGAATAAGCTGTGGTTGAGCTAGTATTGCTAGCTAGGTGCATTAATTGTGGTATATattccttgtttttttgttgattagGCGACACCCAGATTTTAAccgagaaattaaaattaaaggattTGCAGTACTCATAGATATTCTTTGGAAATTAATGAGAGTGTAAAATATGCATGAGAGAcatatgattatatatatattaattaaaatataattatttaaaagatgaCTTCAGAAAAATTGAACGGTcgtttacataaaaataaaatatttgtatttcaaatgaaataaaaaaaaattgaattaataatgtattttattttatttttttctttttctattcaaACTAAATgaagagattaattaatttcttatagtTGCGtcatagagtttttttattgatacatAAATGGGTAGAAAGATGGTATGAAACAAGAAAGATTCTACAAGCAagtcaaattaattaagataacaacatcagtaaaataatatttctctttttttttctgttaaaatatcattttattcatctactatatatatttatacacacacacacacgcttatatatatagatagatagtatttgattattattttagaaaaaacaaaacacagatATATTGTTAAATTAGAGAGGATTttaagactttttttattttaaaattaaggacACAACTccacttcaaaataaattttttttttatatttttattttagttccttCATTGGgatatgtttttattcattttgttgggaaattaattttcaataagcAAGTAATTAGCAAGCATGCCCTAGCTAGGTTAACTCTCGCTAGCGATTTCTCAAAACAGAAACCATTTTATCTTCCAATTTCCTCAGAATTAGAGTtgcaaatcttgaaaaaaaaatatttttcttcattttaattaattaatatatagcaCTATCAGTCAAtttaacttatgtttttttcatatatataggAATTGTCTGGTAACTTACATCCTGCATGCCTACGTACCAGATTGTACGGTCGCACCTAGTAATTTACACaatttgacataattaattttgtaatcAGGATCCTGGTATACTTGTCTTACGTAATTTTATTTGACCACTACAAGTATAAGACAGAAAATCTCCAATTACgtattaaaaatctaatggaAAACAAGCTTCTGTTTTTTCAACGCAAAACCAGTTGATTTTGTCCTAGTTTCAAGGTCCGACCTAACTTGTATACATCCTGTCACTCACCagctataaatattttaaaaacgaGGACACTATTCTCGAGCGAGTTGGCTTCCGGGCATGTTTCTTAATGGAAAAACAGTACGCTGTTGCCTTGTTTTGCATGGAAGATTCAGTACTTTTCaacgtaatatatatatatatatatatatatatatatatatatatataaaaccaaaaatctcacctaataattatagaaattaaTGCTTCCATTTGCAAGCAATCAAAATCAATCACATGTCGATCGTGAATCCTTCAAACTAATTAAGTATATATTCTAGACATTAAATATAAAGATCCAACATCAACAAGCACTCAACTACCTAGAGACCCAATAAATAACTAAAGATACAACTCGAAGGCTCAGGCCAAAAAATGACTTTACTTTTCTACTTTCCTTAAATTAGAATTTTCCTCGTACTTTTGAAGATAAACTATACGTACGTACCAATGTCCCACAGATTGGTTCTGTTCAAAAAGATGCTCTCCAATTAACAACACGAAAAACGTTAATGTATTGGTTTGTCATGGAACTAGTTGATCAGTGCATATCAATTGTTAATGGGagaaatcaaaaaccaaaactaaGCTCTAAGATAATTcgaggcaaggatacaatgaaAAAACGTTTTGAATGGGTCCATGCTCCATGTATATAGCAGTTTAACGTTCATTTTCTTAATGAAGGGCGCCCGGGGAAAGGTGGCCGACGTGGCGGCCACCGGGAGGGATTCTCTGGCCCCCTTGTGGAATGGGCCAATGGTCAACCAGTAGATATATACATCATGTTCATATTCTCTTCAAAAGAGTTTCTCAAGCAATATTGGAGGAAGGAGGATGGGGGGTGGAGCCCAAAGTCAAATGGTGTTTGGAGAAgactatcttttttattttaaactgcATGATATATTGAGCTAGCTAGCTATTGAGCTATGGCCAGCTTGAGGTTTATAAAAGGCTACATTTGCACCCACTCATGGCTATGACAAGTTCAATACTTACATGAGCAACCTTGATCTCCAGCAACCATGAAGGTATTGAATCATCATATTGGCAATGGCTTCTGCATGCCTATCTTTATATATCTAGCTACCACATTCTATAGACAGAAAACCTTCACATATGCTGCATTTGCCACGTTAATCTTTTTTTTGCTCTTAACAATTATGCAGACAACAGTGCTAAAAGTCAATATCAATTGCATGAAATGCCAGACGGAGGTGCTGAAAACCGTTGCCAAGCTTGAAGGTGACTATATATGATAATTTTCATCTAAATTAGACCTTCTCTCTTCAccttgcaattaaaaaaaaaataagtctagatttattttgtatattttttgtatGCATTACCGTTATTGTATCGATTTTGGCTCAACTATTTGTCTAGTATCAATTTGACTCGCAAACAATTTTCTGTATCAATTTTATCTATAAACAATTTCGATTTCTAAATTAGAGCTTTCTCTTGGGATTCATGACAGAAAATATTAAGTTCTATAAAATTGCAAGATGTAGAAAATATTGTAACTGTAGTTATGTCTATAAGTTGTTTTTGAGCTTGTAACAGGCATTGATGAGATGGCAGTTGATATTGCGAAGGGAACACTAACAGTAATTGGAGTTGTAGACCCAGTGCTGGTGGCTAAAAAACTCAGAAAATCTGGAAAAATGGCAGAAGTCGTTAGTGTTGGGCCGCCTAAGAAAGAGCCAGTCGAAGAAAAAGTAGATTATATAACAGATGGCTTCCCTAGTTGTTGCAAGGAATGTGAGCTTGTTGCCATTGGCTTTCTCCCCCATTATCAGGCTCAGATTTGCTCCATTCTTTGAAGAAACGCAGCCCTTCAGCTGATATATATTATGCGATATTCTAATAAACTCTGCATCTTATATTTTCAAGATCATATTGACTTGTATTTGCTAATGTCAAATGATCTAGTTGTCTGACTTCCTCGTTTTGTAACAAGCATGTTGCTTGATGAGAAGGGACTAAGAAACATATTCACTGCCCCTTGCACCATCAATGCATGgcagcttcattttttttccttttcttctcaggTCTTGAAGGTAATGATTTTTTCGGTGTTGTATTCTCATATCAAAACTAAGTGTGTTTGTTCATGTTCAAACTCGGTTGACCgcaaaaatcatcattttttttttatgtattttgcgAGGCTAACCGTAATTTGAAATGCGATTGACCCGTAGACAGACTAATCCTAAATCTCGAATCTAATTAAGATAAGGATTGATGTATTCGCAATAAAACATCTTTCTTCCCGTCTCTTCCAACATTCCAATCTCAATCGGGATCACAATGTGAAAAGCAAACCTATTTATCAATGAATCAGGCATCTAAAACTTGACgaatctaattattttatataaagcatCATCATATGGAAAGAAGGCAACTACCCCTTGATTTTCCTATTGTTCTTGATCTTGTTAATTCACTTCCTTCACCACCTTGTGGTGTAATCAAATAAGATTGTGTGTGGTTAAATTTATGATCATGCTGTGTGTGttttgcaatgtaattaaataaGCATAATGATTTTCTCGTTGGGCTTCCTTTACTTTCTTTAATGTAAAGATGtgcatatatatagagagagatgatcagagcctcctcctcctcctcctcctcctcctcctctaggAGGGCTAATGATAATAATACTCATGAACAGATGGTGGTTTTGAGCTTAAGCAaaaggtggatcttgctttgaACAAGCTTGCTGATGGAGATACTTGTCACATTGATGTTGATGAGCTTCAAAAACTGGCTCAATGTTTAACCCCAGAAGGGTTTGCCCCGTTCCTTTCTTGTATTTTGGATACGGACAAGGAGGAGGAGCAGAAGAAGAGTGCGGTGGGTGTTAGTTTGACAGTTACATTGATGAGTTTTCAGAGGGCTTAGAGGGACCACCCCATTTGAGTAAGATGGTCTGGTACCCCTGAACGTTCAGAAACCGGATCTCTTATAAAAGGTTTCGTGTCCATGCTAATTCACTTGAAGTGTTAAAATGGATGTTATGAAATTATGAACTGTTTGTCTTCGCCTTTGCAAATCTAAATGCTTCTTAATTCGAATGATTAATGAATGTTTGATTATTCAAAGCAATGTAATAATTCTGAATGATCGTGTCTGGTTTAGAACATGACGGAGATAGAATAGCTCGGGTTCTATGCTAGAGGGGAGACGTTCTGATTCAGCTATATCTAGACTTAAGAAGCAGAATCAAAGTGTTTCTTCTCCCAGAGTTTCAACATACCCTCCTAGGCCATCTGAAGATATTCGCAACAGAAAACCTTCACTGCTTTCTACAAAGAAATCTGATCTATGGGAGGAAAAACATTCTGCAGGAGCAGATGAATCAACCAATCCCACTGTAAAGATTAGTAGGAATGCTATAGGAAAGGACATGCAGAAATGCTCTGAGCAGGGGGCATGTCAGAGCATGATGGGTCAGACAAGAAAAGATGATAGTGTCTTTGCTTCCCTATCTAGTGCCAATGCTAGACGATAGAACTGCTCATGTACTGGAAAGCTTGCCCCCATTGCCGGTGATGTTCTTAGCACTTTGGCTTCGTTGTACCCCTTGGTTTCAGTAGGCAAGTAGTTTACTTTCTcatattttatctttcattacTGCGCTTCAATTACTTTCAGTGGTTTGAAGTTTATACTAAAAACCCTCTGAAATTCTCACCTTCTAGGTGGTGTACTTGAGCACAATCAATGGGCCTGATTCTCTTGTTCTCTATGCAAAAACAAGAAGGGAATTATTTTGTGCGATTCAGGACTTAAATGTCACCAATTTATTGATgataaaacttggatgtcgcttctttttttttcttcttcttttttcttttttttttttttgctgcagGGAAGACTCCCTGGTAATTTTAGTCCCATCTGAAGCATGGTTTCCAATCCATCTGTTGCTTCCACATAGGGATTCGCACGAGCAATGTTGAACCTTCCACTTCGGACCTTAGCTTTCCACAATGAGTTTAGATGCCCAAGAAGCCCAGGTGTTTGTTATGGAGTCGGATGCTGGTAGTTGCTCTGGGATGTTTTTCTTATGAGTCGTTTGCTTCATATCGTGACTGCTGTTCTTAACGCAGAAAGAAGCAGGATTGTAGGATAACTGCATGAATTAATGGTACAAGGTCGATTTTGCGAGAAATAGGCCAATATAAAATACTGAAGTGTAGGTgaaaatttaagtttatttGAGCTGACGGCTTCCATCTCATTTTCCAAATCCCATTAAACAATCCTGATTCCTGCCTTCAGTAATCTGAGATCTGGATGTTGGTGTTGCCTTACCttctttttaatggaaaaattaTAGTGATCATACAAGTCTGAAAgtaaaaattgttattagcagTTACATCTGCAATGCTTAAATTAagccataaaaataaatatgaaccTCATGTAAGTAAAAAGCAACTGCCATATGATTGTAAGTTACGAAATATGAGAAGAGAAGGTGATGCTTCAGCAGCATATTTGTTTTGAGAATCTGGAATTCCAAGAAATGGAGAATAACTACTATTCCAAAACAACAAAATGGATAGACATTTCTTACAATTTCAACTTCCATCCATATTGGAACAAGTTCAACTCAATGCAGATGCTTATCTCATAGGACTTGAGATTCTAAAATCAGGAGGGCTATACAGATCACTCTCAGTTAGGGGCTCAGTTCTGCTCCTTGCATTTGCAGGTTTGCTCCTCCTTTGAGGTTCCCCTTCTCTATGATCATGACTTCTAGTTTGGGTTCTTTCCTCCTCATGAGTGTGTGGAAAAGGTTCCCCTTCCCTGCGTTCATGACTTCCAGTTTGATCTCTTTCCTTCAAAGTAGTGCGAGAAGGTTCCTCTTCTCTATGATCTTGACTTCTAGTTCGGTTTCTTTGCTTCTCAGAAGGAGAGTGAGGAGAAGGTTCCTCTTTTCTGTGATCATGACTTCTAGTTCGGTTTCTTTGCTTCTCAGAAGGAGAGTAAGGAGAAGGTTCCCCTTCTCTATAATCATGAGTTCTAGCTCGGTTTCTTTCCTTCCCAGGAGTGTGAGGAGAGCGCCTTGGGTCTTCATAAAGGGTTACACCTCTTCCAGTGGTTTCAAACACGGCTTCTTCATCCTTGGACTGCACACTCTCAAGTAGTTCAACCACCTGGTTCATGAGAGGTCTACCTTTCGGATTTTGGCTAAGGCATTGGTATGCCAAGTTAGCCACTTTCATTGCAATTCTGGATGAGTACTGCCCTTCCATTCTGGGATCTAAGATTCTCAGAACCTTCTTATTGTGGTTCAAGAGAGGGCGAGCCCACTCAACAAGGTTGTGTTCTCGGCTAGGCCTGCTCTTGTCCAAAGCTCTCCTTCCAAGAAGCAACTCAAGTAGTACTACCCCAAACCCATAAACATCACTTCTAGCAGTTAGATGCCCTGCTCAGAAAAATCATATAAGGTTATTTAATGATGGATTCATATCAATGATCTCAGTTGAAGATTAAATAGATTGTCAATGTTTAAATTCATCTTAAGAACTACATCCTGATTTCAGTACCAAATACAAGCATCTTTCCTAAAAGAATGTACCTAGAGATGGACTAATGAGGAAGaactttaaaaatagaaaaagaaaataggttTACCATATCATAAAATGATGTTGGAATGATCAGCGCAATATGTCACTAAGCACTCACCAGTCATTACATATTCAGGAGCAGCATATCCATATGTCCCCATAACACGTGTTGACACATGAGTCTGATCTCCCATCGGTCCATCTTTAGCAAGTCCAAAATCTGAAAGTTTTGCATTAAAATCCTGCACATTGTTATTAAAACTTCAGCAACAGAACAGTCGAAAACCTCCTCAAGCTTGACCACTCTCTTCTTGAAGACTTGTgcacttgattgaataaatgatACTTGCCAAGAAAAAATTCCACAGCATCATGCATGAAACAatgatcatttttattctttcaaggATCCAAAATTTCGATTTAACAATGAGACACTAGAAGTAAGACAAATTTTCAGCAAGATGATGCCCGGTTTGCCAGTTATTTGAACTTTGAAAGGAGGAAACAGCACCAAGAAGGAGATGAATttgtttgataaataataacaaatggTGGAAAGATAACTAACCGAATCAAGCAAGATGTTTGATGTCTTGAAATCACGGTATATGATAGATCTTTCTGCACCATGAAGAAAAGCAAGTCCTTTTGCAGCATCTAAAgcaatcttcattctttttgaCCATGTCAAAGTACAACCCACTCCTAACAAACAAATAGGAAGAATAAGAACTTGTATCTTCTTCCAAAGGAAGAGAATATTTTAAGCTTCAAAATTATCAAGGGTATGACAGAATAAACATTGAGAGACAGCATAATCTAATACTAATACAAAGGACTATCCGCCTCAATAAAATGTtcttatgttttccttttcccttttgtggccacacacacacacacaacctgAACCATGAGATCAAACAACTCAGACCTCTTAAAAAGTTGAGCCCATTCCCTAACCCCTAATCCCTTCACATTCAATCAACAATATAAGCTACAGAAACACCCCAAAAGGTTATTTTAAGATAGTTATGTTAAAGTTTAGATCCgtcataaattgattaattctaTGCTAATGTATAAGATTCCTTGCGACACTGTACACAACTTCACTCCCTATATGCACCAAAAATTCAAAAGCCACTTACTCCGAAACAGATGCTTTTCGAGGCTCCCACTTGCCATGTATTCATAGACCAACAGCCTGTGCTCATCTTCACAGCAATACCCAATGAGCTTCACAAGATTTGGGTGACTGAGTTGACCTAAATAGTTAACTTCTGCCTGCAAAGCAAACAGGATACTATAAACAAAAGCTAACTGATTGCCATCTTTGACAGAATAGTGTTTGCATAAGAAAACAAGTTTGGTTTTAATGGTTTAACTATGCTGTTCCTAACAAACATAATAGCATCATCATGACTATCCAATCTCCTTTCCCCAAATGCTAATGGGCATTCTCAAGAGATAGATATATACATATTGTTGTTTAATATCTCCCTCTCCGTTCAAACAATAGAAAATTCTCACATCCAATATGTAAGCTCATTTCTTGAGCACGATGAAATATGATACTAGGTTCTAATCTCATTCATTTCACTCTCAATTCTCGAACATATCAGCATGTGTTATTATCCTCCTCAACCACAAATTGATGGATTCATAACTAAGTCTCCCAGATAAACCTTCTACACACTCCTAATCCAAATTAAAAGGAAGTTAAGTTCATCCACTTCCAGCCATTTATGGAGGCAATAGTAAACATGAACCCAGAACAGATAATTAGTACCACAATAACACAGGAAAGAAATGGATGTTCTGAGAAAGTATGCAAAGGTGAATACCAGCCATTCTCGGTCACCTTGTAACCCATCAGGATTAAGCTCCTTGATTGCAACATATGTGGTCTTGTAAAGAGTCCTTACGCTCTCATCTATGACTCCTTTGTAAACAACTCCGAATCCACCCTCACCAAGAATATAATCTGGCCGGAATTGCTTTGTGGCCAGCTTCATTTCCTCGTATGTAAAGATATCAACGTTACCATAACCAGGACTATTGCGGAGATCTGTAACATTCTTGGGAACTGAAGGCGTGCTGGTTGCTCTTTTGGTCTCAACCAACTCCGGCTCAGTTGGTCCACTTGGAGACTGATCATAGACATGCCCTGCTTTTTTCCACAACAACAATTATTAATAAGCTACAATGCATTCACTAACCACGCACACAAATCAGCAAACCCTAAACCTTTTGTATAAAAGGGCAATTTAAGTAGCATTTAACAAGTTAGAAACCTTTTATATGATGATGTAAACTAATAACTTCACGAATTAACAGAAAATATGAGACCATTTACACGAATTAATTTCCTTAATTGCCAAAGTCACATATTAAACTACACGCAAACACTTTCTAGAGTCCAATAAACGAATCCACTTCACTAAAATGCTTCGTTTTGTTGCTAAAAACATGAAGGGcataacaacaaacaaaaatccaaacaaaCCTCATTTCCCTCATCAACTATGCCTAATAAAAATCAAcgcaaaaaaagaaatcaagagacAATAAACACAAAGAACACAGACAAATACTAAAAAGATGTTGACTTTATAAAGCACTATACCTTGGTTTCCCTTAGAAGATAACTGCcgttgttcttgtgggattttGTCGCCATCAACACTGAAACAAATCCCCATTAATTTTGACTTTAGACCAAATCTTGATTTATGATTGCTTTTCatcttcacattcaccatataTCAACCCCGCCCACATTAGCCCCCTTCtaccaaaaatttaaaaaaaatttaaaaaacctctTCTTTGGTTGCTGTAACAAAAAGAGTAAGACCAAAGAAATGACAAAACGAGTCTCGATCCGATCTGGGTTCACTCAAATCTCAAAAGGGTCACCTCGAAATGTACGGATTTTCTCAGGAAACAAATAAAGACAGAACCTCAAAGTTGCAAGGGAAGGACTCCAACAATAAAatggtgggggggggggggggggggcagagagagagaaggaagttACTTCGTGtttttgaagagagagaaagagaatgaTTGGTAATGGAAGGATGAGTTAAGGTGATATCTTGTAAGAATAGCCGCCAAAAACGCCAAAGCATGCGGGCCCCTTCAGGTAAGACCTATCTTTTTAAGCCCTGGATTGCTCTCTTTTTAATGCAACAACACAAATTACtactaatattaattaatttatagacTAATTTTGCCATTAAATTTCCATATTTGAGGGGGCATTTCTTTCTTATTCCATAAATGtggtctttttgtttttgttggtggGAAGGTGGTGGGTGAGTCCACCCATGAAAATTGACCTGAGCTTTCTATGAAAATTTTCATCAATGGTGAGGTGAGGTGAGGTGACGTCTCATCACGCTGGATGGTATACGTGACAATGCAGGAGActctcatcattttttattgcataaaaataaaggtTTTGATTTAGATAGAAATAACTTCTTAGAAAAGCATAGTCGTGTTTAGTTACTGTGAAcccataaatatattaaaagcaaaaatatttttattataaagacgcaaataagaacataaaataaaataaatttttaaaataaatttaagtatttttaaaaataaaaatatgttctttTAATCCCAACTATCTCATCTCTGTTTTTGTCTTTGTCGTTATATTAAAAACGTGGCAAAATGTTATCTGAAGAATTACAGGAGTTAAATTCTTAGAAGGAATGTGGCTCAACGGAAGACCAAATGACCtttcattttcataaataataattatatataaaataacctTTCACTCTCATTAATTGGAGTCATCTCCTCCCATCTTTCATCAGCTTCAAGCAAAGTCTTCACCAACCTCATCCATATACGTAGGCTCCTTTTGTCTTTATTCGATGAATCTACGATTCTGGTTTTGCGGACATCCTtcttcaaaatatcaaaatccacttaaaaaatctttttaccgaaaaaaattataatattttttttatttaccttgtTAGAGCTAATAGATTggttatatatgattttaattttatttatataaatatatttaatttattaataaaaacttatttgtttttattattctttaaatattttattaatgaatttaatgtttgattaataaatttagagtaGAAATACAGTCTCCGGATTGAAAATACtttgcaaaataaattattaaattattataattatagattttttattacatcaaaaCATTGTCCATAAAAGTTCTCAACCAATACTCCAttaaaacttgatattaattaaagttgttgggactaatatatattatattattttctttatgaaaagaaatagtTATTCTCATAAACTGAAATATAAAGGATACCTAGATGATGGTGTTTGTCAGATAACATACATTAAacttatctttataaaaatttcatataGAAATATCACATGTATTTATGAAAATGGTCATATGACGGTTGTGTAAGTAATCCTTACACATTAAAtaactaagttatcttatatagaaaattatataCTTTGATTCTGCTACACGCTGTCCTAATTAAAGGTAGCAAACAAGCAGATATTGCGTACAACATGATCTATGTGAAGATACTTGAGTAATCAATAGAGAACTCAACACCgtaaatgaattagaaaaaatattttatttgttctgaaataatatttattgtaaatCCCTACATAAACTGGAATGAGATTTTAAAGaaagttttaaatcttattataaGAGTCAATGACTATGGtattgaaaacaaacataatttaacaaAGTAGACACACTTCAtgccataatttttaaattaaaatattattgatgaaataataataataacattgagaAACTGATAACCGAAAGGTTAAATCAAAACACTTGTGACTTTTCTGATATTTGGGAGATTATGATATGTTATTGGATAT
It contains:
- the LOC133674555 gene encoding probable serine/threonine-protein kinase PBL17 isoform X2 codes for the protein MVNVKMKSNHKSRFGLKSKLMGICFSVDGDKIPQEQRQLSSKGNQGHVYDQSPSGPTEPELVETKRATSTPSVPKNVTDLRNSPGYGNVDIFTYEEMKLATKQFRPDYILGEGGFGVVYKGVIDESVRTLYKTTYVAIKELNPDGLQGDREWLAEVNYLGQLSHPNLVKLIGYCCEDEHRLLVYEYMASGSLEKHLFRRVGCTLTWSKRMKIALDAAKGLAFLHGAERSIIYRDFKTSNILLDSDFNAKLSDFGLAKDGPMGDQTHVSTRVMGTYGYAAPEYVMTGHLTARSDVYGFGVVLLELLLGRRALDKSRPSREHNLVEWARPLLNHNKKVLRILDPRMEGQYSSRIAMKVANLAYQCLSQNPKGRPLMNQVVELLESVQSKDEEAVFETTGRGVTLYEDPRRSPHTPGKERNRARTHDYREGEPSPYSPSEKQRNRTRSHDHRKEEPSPHSPSEKQRNRTRSQDHREEEPSRTTLKERDQTGSHERREGEPFPHTHEEERTQTRSHDHREGEPQRRSKPANARSRTEPLTESDLYSPPDFRISSPMR
- the LOC133674555 gene encoding probable serine/threonine-protein kinase PBL17 isoform X1 — translated: MVNVKMKSNHKSRFGLKSKLMGICFSVDGDKIPQEQRQLSSKGNQAGHVYDQSPSGPTEPELVETKRATSTPSVPKNVTDLRNSPGYGNVDIFTYEEMKLATKQFRPDYILGEGGFGVVYKGVIDESVRTLYKTTYVAIKELNPDGLQGDREWLAEVNYLGQLSHPNLVKLIGYCCEDEHRLLVYEYMASGSLEKHLFRRVGCTLTWSKRMKIALDAAKGLAFLHGAERSIIYRDFKTSNILLDSDFNAKLSDFGLAKDGPMGDQTHVSTRVMGTYGYAAPEYVMTGHLTARSDVYGFGVVLLELLLGRRALDKSRPSREHNLVEWARPLLNHNKKVLRILDPRMEGQYSSRIAMKVANLAYQCLSQNPKGRPLMNQVVELLESVQSKDEEAVFETTGRGVTLYEDPRRSPHTPGKERNRARTHDYREGEPSPYSPSEKQRNRTRSHDHRKEEPSPHSPSEKQRNRTRSQDHREEEPSRTTLKERDQTGSHERREGEPFPHTHEEERTQTRSHDHREGEPQRRSKPANARSRTEPLTESDLYSPPDFRISSPMR